The Mustela erminea isolate mMusErm1 chromosome 10, mMusErm1.Pri, whole genome shotgun sequence genomic sequence aggagagaaacgGAGCTGTTGAATTTCCACCCTGACTACAGCCGCAACCCTCGTATCCTATAACTTTGGGAAAAATCCTTCCTGAATTAATTCTGATTAACTTGGACTAGTAGAAAATTAAATCTAAACATGTTCCTGAGTTGAAGACCGTTTACAAACTATCCTGTATGTGAATATCTgcttgaaaatgaaaggaaaccaaAGGAAACTTGTCATTCTGAATTTCTAACAATTAATCTAAACTACTTCGTGAACAATTACGGCAAAACTCACCCTAAGTGCTCAGGAAAAATCCCAGGGTCACTGAACTCTGATTTTCAAGGCAAATAAAACCACACCTAAAAGGTTTTTGCCTGAACTAACTATCCAACCCTAGGACTCGATGTTTTAATTGCAGAACAGGAATGGCTTCACTGAACGTTCATCAGACAGAACACACCACTAACGAAAGTCTGAGCCAAACAGAGGCAGCCTGAAAGCAGACTGACTCAGTGTCCGAGCTCGTGTGAGTCTGGGCGCGTGCACGTCACTTTGTGAGAGGTCGGCCTCCCTGGAGAACCTGCTACGCCGCGCTCCTTTCCCTTCCGCTCCTCGCGGCTCCCAGAGGGCCAGAGTCAGATGTTGAGAGCGGCAAAGGTCTTCACCAAGGTGACCTGTGTGTTCGCATCCGCTTCACTTCGGCTGCTGTCCCTGTGGCCGCTCCTGCTCTCCAGGGCCTTGTGACGGTGCCTCTCCTCCTGTCGCTTCTTCTTCTCCAGTCGCTGCTGCTCCCGCCTCTGTCTGTTGGTGACCTGAAAGAGAAGGCCGTGTGAGCTGCCCGTGCGGCGGACTCAGGTGCCACCAGGCCAAGGGGACACATGGGGCGGACAGATCCAAGAGGTCATGGGCTGCTTCTCAGCAAGAACAGAGAAAACCCACCTAATAGACCAGAAGTGATGCCTTTCCCATCACAGCTCTAATTTACACTTAAATTTCTATCTCTTTGCTGAGctagcaaaagaaataaattccattCTTCTCAAAAGCCAATACACGATGACCTAAGAAACATTAACCCCAGTTCTGCACGAGATAATGCTCAAACATGCCAGAGGACCCCTTTCTCTACATAATTTAATGCCCCAGGTAGCCCTAATAAAACCCTCAGAAGCTTACTGCATTTTTACCACTGCCTGTGGCTTTTGACATTATGCTGCATTTGGGGCTCAGAACTGCTTggtgaaaaatctttaaaatgaattccCAATTCCATAAAAGGAACGGTACCATATACTATTTGCAGGAGTCAGGGgcggggagagagacagacaaccCTTCCGGGAAACATCTGACAATTTATCAAAAGGCCTTAAAAAGATTCAAATGTCCATACCCTTTAACCTATCCATTCCTCTTCTGGGActctagccaaaaaaaaaaaaaaaaaaaagcaacatacaAAGATTTACACACAAAGTTTTTCAGTGCAGATGACGGCATTTATTGTATAACACAGGTTAACCTGGCAGCACCTGGACGCACAGTAACACTGGGCGGGGAGAGAGGCtgtatgtgtgtacacagagCAGCACGGCCGGGCCCACCTCTATACGTCACTGCATGCAGCAAACTGGACAAGCAAGGTTCTCATTCTACTTCTCGATGCTCCCTTATGCATTCCCATTTTTTCTGCAATAACTACTTTCAAAGCACCAGAAAACAATGACGCACTAAGATGAGCTCCCAGTTCCCACCACTGTCACTGAGTCACCGCCGCCCACCACTGGCCCTTGCAAGCCCATTTTTCATACCTTTGGGAGctggtttttatttgctttgttttcttcactgggGCTGGCTCGCTCTTTGTTGTTGTCAGTTCTGCCTTCATTTAAGCCCTGATTTCCAAAGAGCCTGGTGCCACTGCCGCCCTCCTCCCATAAAGGGCCACACGGCTTCAGACTTTGGCCGCTGGACTCAAGGTTCTCCTCTGCATCTTCCAAAGAaaggtattttattaaaattgagaACCTAAGACAGTTATACAACCTAACAATGCATAACTCCAAAGAGAGCATGTTTCCTTGAAGCAAAATTCTAACATCAAGTCAATACAGTGGGGATCACAGTGGGGAATGACTGGTACTATTtggaagataaatttaaaaagaacctgCTGACCAGCCTAATCATCAGCTTCCCACCTGCAGAGTGTCTTATTAAACCACTTTTTAACACGTATTTTTAGGAGGAAATCTTTCATTTGCACCCAAAACCCAGAAAGGAAACGGACTCCAAATCCGTACTGCCTAATACAGCAGCCACCAGCCATAGGTagccatttaaattaaaaatgattaaagtttcccctggggataaaaatatatgtttataaaaaataaaaaattaattaaaaaaatgattaaagttcAATGAAATTGAAACTTCAGTTCCTTACTCTCACTCAGCCATACATGTCAACTACACACTATACCGGATGGTGCTGTTTTAACGTCACAAAGACCAAGTTACTCGCAGCTTTCTGAGAAAGCAcagcaaatatataaagaagaaaatacccaAACACATAGAAAATGGTCATGCTGGGAGTAGAACCTGGCACATATCCAGCAATATGTACCAAAATCATTCTGAATAACTTGTGAGGACACTAagactatgtcttttttttttttttccatctacgAAGTCACAGAATTAAACCCAGttcaagtaaaacaaaattctaatttaTCACCAGCTGATGGATACTAGTTATCTATATATTTCCATTAGAAAACTCAGTTATTTCTCTCTCTAGTCTATTTCAGTTCTCTCTAGTCTATTTCAGTTatcattttgttattataatggattcctctttcaaaaagaaaaagtcctcCCTGAACTCTCCATCCCTCCAAGACCAGCTTAAGTGGCCTTTCCATGCGCCCCCTGGTTCTCTATACCTCCACTGGTACGTATTATTATGCTGGTTTCCctgtctcccctctgccccctcccctcaactCCAGATTATCTTCTCCCTGAGGCAGGGCCAGGGCCTTGTAAAACACACCCACATGCAGAAAGTGATAAATGGCAGTATAACCACTACCTGTGCcttgataaaaattaaacatttgaaaagtcACCAACACAACCACTTTGAAAGCATATAAATATCAATCATGGACTCACTATTTCTTTTCCCCTGGTTCATCTGAAGCATGGCAATTATTGCAGATTCAATGTTATAATTTTCGGCTTCCAGGTTCTGGACTATCAAATTAAAATCCTATCCAAGAAACAAAGGAACACGTCAAGGCTGGGTAGACTCTTCTACCTACCTCCACGTCAACAACCTGATACATGAGAAGAGCTAACAGTGAGAATCAGGGCATGCCTTCAAGACCCTTCCATTTAGGAAACGCCTTAATTTTCAATAAGGCTGGTAACTTGAAATaactatttaatataaatgagTTCCTTTATATAAAACTGCACTTTTACTAGTGTAAACgccagtcagaaaaagaaaaacaaaaaacccacacaccTCCTTAGGGTTCTGAGCAATACGGGGTAAAATCTAGCAAACAAGAGACAAGTGAATAAGCAGTTCTCCTTAGGTCATCTCACTCGATCTGATGAGCCACAAACATCATGAACCTTGCTCGGCCCACCAGGTGTGGGCGTCCTACACTGGGGCTACAAAACTGGCAGGACAACTCGGCCCAGCAATGCTTGTCCATGCACCATTATTACTACAGGACAGAAGTACTCACTGAACATCCAGTCGCATTGCAGACCTTCTGGACAGCATCTTCTACTTCATCTCTCAGCTCATCCTCAAAATCAACACCCTTCGTCTTGgccttttcccttttatttgacTCATCTTGATGAAGCATCTGAAactaaaggaaatataaagagtAATAATCACGGAACATGCAAATAAGGCTCAGAATCTTCCACATaggaagacacttttttttttttttttttttttaggaagacaCTTTAATCTCAAAATCATTCTAGTATTTATTGAGGAGGAGAAGATTCCAGGAGCAATCTTCAGGGAATAGCAATGCTAGGCTAAATTTCATCCCGACAAGGATACTCCAGACCATAAAAGAAGTGTTAAAAAGAAAGGCCCAAGATACAGGATAAGTTGCTCAGGGAGAATGGCATTAGAGCTCCTACATCATTTCTAGACACCAACATTCTGACAATGACCGCTGACTTGAACAGCACACATTGCCTCAGCTGATCTCCAGAGCTAGGAGCTTAGTCACAGAAGCTCAACTGATAAGCTTCTGCAGCAGGACAAGTTGTCCTGAAGAAACATTCATACATCCCTCACCTGGGTCCCAAGGCCCTATCTGATCATCAGCAAGCTCTGGTGTGCTGAAGTTCCTGTCCCAGCTGGACAGTCACAGGTGAGCGTGACTGCTCTAACCTCATCTGACCTCACCTAACCACAGGCTTACCACCACGTGCAAGGGAACCTGGCAATCCAAATCCTAAAAACAGAAAGAGCAGTTCGATTGGTATCCACGAGGCCTTTCCAACCTAAGGTTATTGCACAGTAGCTAAAAATTGTCCCTCTGTGGTGCTCAATcaccttctctcttcacttctgcTAACACCCCCAGGGAGATGGGAAATAGACAAGGACAAATTCCTACTTTTTTGCCTGTAAAAGCGTAAGTGGAATCTAGCCGTGTGCAGTCCATTCCTTCCAGCACGAAGCGATCTATTGTAAAATTACACCCAAACAACTTGGCCAGTCTTTAAaatgtatccaaaggaaataatgtCAAATAATGTCAACTTTAGAAAGGGTTTATGTGAAAGTGCTCACGATAGCACTACTAATGGTGGTGAGTAACTGGAAACCTGAGGGTTTCAGTGTATGGATAGTTAAATAACTATGGTAAATCCATACAATGATGCTTCATTTCTGTTAAAGTAAggagctcaataaacattttcacTCTCATTATTATTTAACAAAGTTTTGGCAATAGCAAAAAGCAATTAGCCCTctccccgcaaaaaaaaaaaaaaacaaaaaaaaaacaccaaaccaaaaaaaaaaaacaaaataaaaaccccagaagtatgaaattgaaaagaagaaagattaccactatttgcagatgatataattctataccaaaaaaaaaaaaaaaaaaaaaaaaaaacccaagagaatcAATCAAAAAACTAccacaaacaaaaagaattctgGCAAATCATATACTTACAAGAATCtcgtatccaaaatatataaagaactcttataattcaacaacaaaagcacaaatacCACAGTTAAAACATGGGCAAAGGAcgtgagcagacatttctccaaagacacacaATGGCCAacgaacacatgaaaagatgctcaacatcattaatcattacagaaatgcaaatcaaaaccatgagatagcATTTCATACCTGGTAGGATGGccataattttaaagagaaagaaggaaaaatagcgGGTATTGGTTAAGagtgtggagaaagtggaacccggAATACGCTGCTGATAGCACGTCAGACACGCAGCTTCTGTGGAAACAGTGCGgcagttcctcaagaaattaaacatatgacctagcaattctactcctggaTATGTATCTAAGAGACTGAAGACTGGGACTCAAATGCTACAcgcaaatattcatagcagcaccaTTCACAAGAGCCTAACGTGGAAATAACACAGATGCCTGTCGACAGATGAAGGGCTAAATGAACCGGCTCTATCCACGCGATGGGGTATTACTCAGGCTTAGGAAGGAAATACGGACACCTGCCAAAAAATGAACGAACCTTGAAAACGTGATGCTAAGTAACATACGCCAGTCAAAAAGCccacatattgtatgatcccatttatataaaatgtccagaactggtaaatccatagagacaaaaagcagattggtggtggctgaggaaggaaaggaatgggGAGTGACCTGCTTCATGGGCACGCGGTCTCCTTCTGGGGTGAGGAAAATGTTTTGGAGCTGGATGGAGGAAGGAGTTGCACAGCTTTGTGGGTGTATCATTggcactaaattgtacacttcaaaatggttaatttGGGGGCGAGTGGGTGGcctagtcggttaagtgtccaactcttgatctcagctcaggtcttgatctcaggatcctgagtttgagccctgcattgggctgcatgctgggcatggagcatactttaaaaaaaaatctctcaaatggttaattttgggggcacctgggtggctcagtgggttaaatctctgccttcaggtcatggtctcagggtcctggaatcgagtcctgcataaactctctgctcaacagggagcctgcttacccctctctctctgcctgcctctccacctacttgcgatctctctgtgtcaaataaataaataaagtcttaaaaaaaattaaaaagttaaatggttaattttacgTTACATGAATTttacccaaatttttaaaaaagacagaattCTGCATGATAGCTGGGTGCACGCATAATTAACATTTTGTTAACTACTCTCATATATACAAATGATAACCAgctaggaaacagaaaaagaagatccTTTCCttataatagaaacaaaaacgCAAAATACCTAAGAACAAACTCCGCAAAATATTAGCAAGATCCATATATAGGAAATGCTCCTGAGGATCACCCAAAAAGTcaattaaacaggaaaaaaaaaaagctttatcaGGTTCTTGGCTAGGAAGACTCAAATGCCATAAAGATGTCACTTCTTCCTGAAGTTTATCTATTAATTTAATGAGAtcccaataaaaacaaaatcaagaggaCCTCTTTTTAACTTGACAACCTTATTCTAATATTCatacacaaaacaataaaaagcaagaatacgcagaaaattatatagaaaataagtaaaaaattctaccagttttcaaaatatactcttaatcaaaacaataaatacatcAACACATGAACAGAGAAACCAGTGAAACAGAACCAACATCTAGAAACAGATCCAACTACATATGGGAATTTTATAGGGGAAAAAAGTGGCATTTTACACCAATGGAGaagagatacaaaataaatacatggttttggtaaccacaagaaaaaaatataaagttggaTCCATACCTTCACATAATTATAGGAATATAAATGCCAAAGAGAGACAAGACTTAattctctttgaaaaaatgaaaccacaaaaatgctaaaataaactATGGGAGAATTCTTTTTAAACTCAGAGAATGAAAAACCTTCCTAACTTTGACTCAAAACCTAGAAGgcacgtaaaaaaaaaaaaaaaccttgataaACTTAACctcataaaaatctaaaactccACCACAGACTGTTggggaaattaaagacaaatggaCGACTGGAAAAAATACTGGCAGACCCCACCACAGACAGGGGCTAATTTCCCTAATATGTAAAGGTTCCTGAAAGatcgctaaaaaaaaaaacaaaccaaataggGGGGAAATGGACAAAGAATATGAATACAgctcacaaaaagaaagaaaagaaagaaatacaaataggtCATAAACCCAGGAAAAGAAGCATAACTCACTAATACGAGAAGCACAAATTAAAACTGTGAGGAAAACAATGTCTCCCAGGGCAAGGACAGAGGTTGGAGAATGCGGCACCACGCCGACATGGAGGCAGAAAGCGATGTGGGCGGAAAGTGGGGGTGCGACCTCACAGACAGCAGCGTGGCAATACCTGTCACTATTATAAATGCAGGAAGGACTCTGTAGGAATCTCTCCCACAGACACACTTACACAAGTGTGAGAAGATGTACATAAGACACCACATGTTGTTTCTAAAAGCGAAAGCATGAACACGGCCTCCGAAGTCAGCAGAGGGACCGGTCAAACACACCGCAGCGCGTCCACCAGACAGAAGACTACGTGGCCTTACGGACCGCAGCGAGCAGCGAGCCTCCAAGCGAAGAGCAACGTGAAAAGTACAGTCCACAACACAGCGTGCAGGATGCTCCAACCGGGGGGCAGAAAGCGAGCAAAGACCACAAAAGcagaatacacacacagaaacacacacttgCTCGACATGGACCTCCGGGAGGTTTAATGACACGCCGATAATACTGGGTGCATTCCAACAAAAAGTTGGAAGAgcgatttcactttttttttttaaatgacaaagaaGGCTTTTAATAAAGTGAGAACAGGCTCATGGAATAATGTTAACTGAACAAAGCGAGAAATACTGCTGGGTAAGCaccaaaacagtaacaaaaattgTGTCCgtgtggagcgcctgggtggctcaatgggttaagcggctgccttcagctcaggtcatggtctcagggtcctgggatggagccctgcatcaggctctctgctcagcggggagcctgcattccccgccccccgcctctgcctgcctctatgcccacttgtgatctctttctctctgtgtcaaataaataaataaaatctttttaaaaaaaagtgcctgactttatatactttttttttaaagattttatttatttatttgacagacagagatcagaagtaggcagagacacaggcagagaggaggcagagaggaggcagagaggaggaagcaggccccctgccgagcagagagcccgatgtggggctccatcccaggaccctgagatcatgacccgagccgaaggcagaggatcaacccactgagccacccaggcgccccagcacagATTAATTTTAGAACACAGAAATAAGTTCAGAATGTTATACAAAGCCTATTCATGTAATCACAGTCATCAGCTATTAGGAAGAGCAAAAGAATGCTAAGCAATCTTATCTATTGCtctaagactaaaaaaaataaaaaatataaaatcaagcCCATAAATTCTTAAAGACAGCTTTCCATAAAAATATCActggttttgggggcacctggatggttcagtcggttgaaatgttagactcttggtttcagctcaggttaggatctccaggtcccaggactgagctccaggttgggctccacactcaccgcggaatctgctttagattctctctctccctctccccggcccctccccaccactcatgctctcgctctagctctctctctcaaataaataaataaaatctttaaaaaaaaaaaaaaaatcactggttttTAGCTCCCAGGGCACATAGCTCTTGACCCGGTTCCACCAGGGCtgagaacacagaagaaaacaggggCCTCACTCACATCTGTCTGGAGGTGTGCGGGGGCTTCCGAGTTGTCATTCAGCCTCCGAACACTGTCATAGTGCTCTCCGCACCGATATGCGATGTGTAACTCCCTCACGCTGCTCTTCTCTGTGCCACGAATCTGCAGGCAGAAGGGAAGACAGATGCCAGCGAGGATCTGGATGGTGTCAAGTCTGGGAGGGAAAGGCCCCCTGAGTTGTCCAGGAAGCCCAGTGAGCAGGCTCTATGCACACACGAATTCCAGATAGGCTGGGATATGCCAGGGGGCGGGGCCGGAAGAACAGATACAGGACAAGTATCTGCTGCGACGAGAGATTTGGTGCTGTGCACCTGGACTCTGGGCCCTGTGTTTTCAGCCTCTGATTtaatttgtggggaaaaaaataaaggaaagactttctcttaaaaaaaaaaagcttaagtaacttctgaattctctttctcctaCCCATGTTACATAGGCTTCAAACTGCTTAATGTGTAACTATATGGAAATCCATCCACATGAAAAAACATAGTCAAAAGCCAGAGCAGATTTACCAGGAAGTTACAGCAGCTTATGTTTCAGAGGCTTCCGCACCCCTCAGCCTCTCCATGCACAGGCCCTTTCCAGGGTGGAAGGCCCAGGGGCTGAGGCAGATCTGTTCAGCTTGAAGCTCAAACAACCTGGGGCCCTCTttgagaaaaagaatacaaaattacaaatattaaattGCTATAACCCCTCCCAAGACCTTGAAAGGGGACTACAAAAATGAGGGACCTGACACTCACAGTAAATCCACCCactgttaaaacaaaaatagcattttCCATCAACTGCATACTAAGAAATTAACAAGAACAAATTCAAAAATCTCCCACTTATGCCAAATTCACAACAAAACATGATACAGTCAAGCAGTACTACTTGGCCCAATGATGAAGGCACTGTTCCAAGGCACTCCATGTGAATGGTACCCATGGAGCGCAGCCCGAAAAGAATGGTGTTCCCTGAAGTTGTGCTGTACAGAAGCCCTAAGGGTCAGGCTGGGTACGTCCCCAAGAAACCACCACCTCCACAGAAACTCTGAAGTAATTCTGAATCTGTCCCTTAAAAAGACCCGTACCTGTTTCTTTGTTAAACACCAAAACATCAGCACCTCTTCTTGTTTTTACTGAAAGTCATAGGTAGTAAGATTCTGCCATTAATTCAAACAGTATCCATGGTCTAAAACACAACAAAAGCCGGAACCACACAAGTCTAGAGATCAGAACCATGGAAATTTCCTCCAGGTGGAAGACTTAGGTCTCAAAATACAGTCTGATTTTGACATATAACAGAGCGAGTACCATTTATCTCTCTTGGGAGGGGTTATAGCAATTATAAATTAAATCTCCAGGAAGAGTAATGGAAAAGGAAACTAGTTGATTAGAACCTTTGAATGACATTGTTCCTACAACACATACACATTTAAGTAACAGTAATATACACACAGtatgaataggagaaaataacTGGAACAGTCACCAAATCGTTAACTGTGATCTTCAGGGGGAAAGAGATTACAGAGGACTTCCACTTTCTATGCTACACATGTCTACACTGTTCACAGAAGCACATACTCCACTtgtaacaagggaaaaaaatgcaggtTTCAGGGTCTCCATGTTGTGAGTAAAGTCTACTCATTATTCATGCAAGAGCTCTTACCTCAGACAGTAGCAACCAATGCAGTTGCTACTTAAATTTTATAacttgcttcttaaattttataagatccggggcacctgagtggctcagtacgttaagcctctgcctttggcataggtcgtgatctcagggtcctgggatcgagccccgcattgggctctctgcttagcagggagcctgcttcctcacccccacccccacctgcctctctgcctacttgtgatctctctctctgtcaaataaataaatttttaaaaagttttataaggTGCTTCAAAGGGGAGTGGGAAGATGGAGGAGATCCAGTGCACAGTTCCATTATACAGCAATTatacttattttgaaaacatatactttcaaaaaaaacaaaacaaaacaaaacaaaaaaccaaaacaaacacttTCAGTGTTTAGCAATCCATGAAAAAGAACA encodes the following:
- the OTUD3 gene encoding OTU domain-containing protein 3 isoform X2, producing the protein MSRKQAAKGRPGSGSRKAEAERKRDERAARRALAKERRNRPESGGGGGCEEEFVSFANQLQALGLKLREVPGDGNCLFRALGDQLEGHSRNHLKHRQETVDYMIKQREDFEPFVEDDIPFEKHVASLAKPGTFAGNDAIVAFARNHQLNVVIHQLNAPLWQIRGTEKSSVRELHIAYRCGEHYDSVRRLNDNSEAPAHLQTDFQMLHQDESNKREKAKTKGVDFEDELRDEVEDAVQKVCNATGCSDFNLIVQNLEAENYNIESAIIAMLQMNQGKRNKENLESSGQSLKPCGPLWEEGGSGTRLFGNQGLNEGRTDNNKERASPSEENKANKNQLPKVTNRQRREQQRLEKKKRQEERHRHKALESRSGHRDSSRSEADANTQVTLVKTFAALNI
- the OTUD3 gene encoding OTU domain-containing protein 3 isoform X3, whose translation is MSRKQAAKGRPGSGSRKAEAERKRDERAARRALAKERRNRPESGGGGGCEEEFVSFANQLQALGLKLREVPGDGNCLFRALGDQLEGHSRNHLKHRQETVDYMIKQREDFEPFVEDDIPFEKHVASLAKPGTFAGNDAIVAFARNHQLNVVIHQLNAPLWQFQMLHQDESNKREKAKTKGVDFEDELRDEVEDAVQKVCNATGCSDFNLIVQNLEAENYNIESAIIAMLQMNQGKRNNAEENLESSGQSLKPCGPLWEEGGSGTRLFGNQGLNEGRTDNNKERASPSEENKANKNQLPKVTNRQRREQQRLEKKKRQEERHRHKALESRSGHRDSSRSEADANTQVTLVKTFAALNI
- the OTUD3 gene encoding OTU domain-containing protein 3 isoform X1 yields the protein MSRKQAAKGRPGSGSRKAEAERKRDERAARRALAKERRNRPESGGGGGCEEEFVSFANQLQALGLKLREVPGDGNCLFRALGDQLEGHSRNHLKHRQETVDYMIKQREDFEPFVEDDIPFEKHVASLAKPGTFAGNDAIVAFARNHQLNVVIHQLNAPLWQIRGTEKSSVRELHIAYRCGEHYDSVRRLNDNSEAPAHLQTDFQMLHQDESNKREKAKTKGVDFEDELRDEVEDAVQKVCNATGCSDFNLIVQNLEAENYNIESAIIAMLQMNQGKRNNAEENLESSGQSLKPCGPLWEEGGSGTRLFGNQGLNEGRTDNNKERASPSEENKANKNQLPKVTNRQRREQQRLEKKKRQEERHRHKALESRSGHRDSSRSEADANTQVTLVKTFAALNI